A stretch of the Poseidonibacter parvus genome encodes the following:
- a CDS encoding class II SORL domain-containing protein: protein MPKINKYVDIDTVEREAKKDLIDRHSPFIHCAETAVAGEPFEVTVKMGNEYTHPDDFDHYIESVTLFNGETKLAVATYVPGTLGNVKAHNTTTFTIIPTGKKLNLVAHGYCTKHGIWESTPVTVTVS, encoded by the coding sequence ATGCCAAAAATTAACAAATACGTTGATATTGATACAGTAGAAAGAGAAGCAAAAAAAGATTTAATTGATAGACACAGTCCATTTATTCACTGTGCTGAAACTGCAGTTGCAGGTGAGCCTTTTGAAGTAACAGTTAAAATGGGTAACGAATATACTCATCCAGATGATTTTGATCACTATATTGAATCAGTTACATTATTTAATGGTGAAACTAAATTAGCAGTAGCTACTTACGTTCCAGGAACATTAGGAAATGTTAAAGCACATAATACTACTACTTTCACAATTATTCCAACTGGAAAAAAATTAAACTTAGTAGCTCATGGTTACTGTACTAAACATGGTATCTGGGAATCAACTCCAGTTACTGTTACTGTTTCGTAA
- a CDS encoding thiamine-phosphate kinase: MNKEDYFIKQFSSNKIIGDDGAVIKNTVYSMDAFFQNVHFKKEWMSLKQIAYKSMIVNISDAIAMNAKPKYALLSVAIPSTYKKQDLKDLAKGFKKAAKEFGIQIIGGDTISNEKLDISVTIVSKTKNPIYRSGVKKEDLLCYTGELGSCKKDLEKLFSNKKVSKKSKFIKPKLNPEFFYEISKYVNASLDISDGLFFELERLSKASKVGFEFFKKIHEDIGTSGEEYEMLFSFSKKDLKRIEKIAKKYKVKLNIFAKAVEGKYETKSKNHHF; the protein is encoded by the coding sequence ATGAATAAAGAAGACTATTTTATAAAACAATTTTCAAGTAATAAAATTATTGGTGATGATGGGGCAGTTATTAAAAATACTGTTTACTCAATGGATGCATTTTTCCAAAATGTTCATTTCAAAAAAGAGTGGATGAGTTTAAAACAAATTGCTTATAAGTCTATGATAGTGAATATCTCAGATGCAATTGCTATGAATGCAAAACCAAAGTATGCACTTTTAAGTGTAGCAATTCCAAGTACCTATAAAAAACAAGATTTAAAAGATTTAGCAAAAGGTTTTAAAAAAGCTGCTAAAGAGTTTGGAATACAAATTATTGGTGGCGATACAATATCAAATGAAAAACTTGATATTTCTGTGACAATTGTTTCAAAAACAAAAAATCCAATCTATAGATCTGGTGTTAAAAAAGAGGACTTACTTTGTTATACAGGTGAGTTAGGATCTTGTAAAAAAGATTTAGAAAAACTTTTTTCAAACAAAAAAGTTTCAAAAAAATCAAAATTTATAAAACCAAAATTAAACCCTGAGTTTTTTTATGAAATATCAAAATATGTAAATGCATCTTTAGATATCTCTGATGGTTTATTTTTTGAACTTGAAAGATTATCAAAAGCTTCAAAAGTAGGTTTTGAGTTTTTTAAGAAAATACATGAAGATATTGGAACATCAGGAGAAGAGTATGAAATGCTTTTTTCTTTCTCAAAAAAAGATTTAAAAAGAATTGAAAAAATAGCAAAAAAATATAAAGTGAAATTAAATATATTTGCTAAAGCAGTTGAAGGTAAATATGAAACTAAAAGTAAAAACCACCACTTTTAA
- the truD gene encoding tRNA pseudouridine(13) synthase TruD, protein MSQLQRYLNHSNIDVLFKQNKDDFVVTEIPLYEFSGEGEHLVLKIRKKDLATWDALEIIAKFVGCRSRDIGYAGLKDKNAMTVQSISIHKQYEEKLKTFNHPNIKILDTTYHNNKIKVGHLKGNSFFIRLKRVNVIDSRKIESALGSIVSLGMPNYFGFQRFGIDGDNYKKGKAIIEGTLKEKRRNLKQMYINAYQSHLFNSWLSKRIEISKLVDAFEPKEIYQKLNLPLDVVKRMKKQKHPLKIMTGDLLSHYPFGKIFTIEDLETESDKFFERDRVPTGLLSGKRVKNSVDLAYEIEKEFEAPTGEDGARRFAWVFPSDVESNYKEDKNWMELKFTLPKGCYATELIAEIIH, encoded by the coding sequence TTGAGCCAATTACAAAGATACTTAAACCATTCAAACATTGATGTTTTATTTAAACAAAACAAAGATGATTTTGTTGTTACAGAAATACCGTTATATGAATTTTCAGGTGAAGGCGAGCATTTAGTTTTAAAAATTAGGAAAAAAGATTTAGCAACTTGGGATGCTTTAGAAATAATTGCAAAATTTGTTGGTTGTAGAAGCAGAGATATTGGTTATGCAGGACTTAAAGATAAAAATGCAATGACAGTTCAAAGTATTTCTATTCATAAGCAATACGAAGAAAAGTTAAAAACATTTAATCATCCAAATATCAAGATTTTAGATACGACTTATCATAATAATAAAATCAAAGTAGGGCATTTAAAAGGTAATAGTTTTTTTATTAGACTTAAAAGAGTAAATGTAATTGATTCAAGAAAAATTGAAAGTGCTTTAGGAAGTATTGTATCTTTAGGTATGCCAAATTACTTTGGATTTCAGCGATTTGGAATTGATGGTGATAATTACAAAAAAGGCAAGGCAATTATTGAAGGAACTTTAAAAGAAAAAAGAAGAAACTTAAAGCAAATGTATATAAATGCTTATCAATCTCATTTATTTAATTCTTGGCTTTCTAAAAGAATTGAAATCTCAAAACTTGTAGATGCTTTTGAACCAAAAGAGATTTATCAAAAATTAAACCTACCTCTAGATGTTGTAAAAAGAATGAAAAAACAAAAACATCCATTAAAAATTATGACAGGAGATTTATTATCTCATTATCCGTTTGGAAAGATTTTTACAATTGAAGATTTAGAAACTGAATCTGATAAATTCTTTGAAAGAGATAGAGTTCCAACTGGCTTATTATCAGGGAAAAGAGTTAAAAATTCAGTAGATTTAGCTTATGAAATAGAAAAAGAATTCGAAGCACCAACAGGTGAAGATGGAGCAAGAAGATTTGCTTGGGTTTTTCCTTCTGATGTTGAAAGTAACTATAAAGAGGATAAAAACTGGATGGAATTAAAGTTTACATTACCAAAAGGTTGTTATGCAACTGAATTAATTGCTGAAATAATTCACTAA